The Pagrus major chromosome 5, Pma_NU_1.0 genomic sequence AGatgtattatattaaattagGTCATTTTCAAAATGCTACAACTGAGAAAGTGATCAGCTTTATACTTAGGCTTAAAATACAACAGTGGTTTAACTCACGTCAGGACAATTATCAGTTCGGGTAGGAATATAATGTGCAGCCACATTCACGCACTAAAGGCTGCTAATATTAGCATTAGCATATCTGTGAATGGCTAACTGTAATAAAGTATCTGTATAAAACAGCACAGTGGCCACATcatactaaaaaaaaatcctaaaactTCGATCAGTCCTGATCAAACAATATCTTTAGTGACAGGTTTTATGTTGACAAGTCACAAAGCAGAATTCTTTTGCAtttgcaatattttttattcCCATTTGTTTGCTccaacattattttattatgtttttgcaTAGTAATTttcaaatataaatcttggATATCAGTACCAAACATCAGCTATCGGCAGCTTCAGTTCAAAAATATCGGAATCTGTATCAATTGAATTCTACCTAAAAACAAAGCATGTTTATACACTCTTGTGTCGTAGGTATTCATTTGCTCTAACACTTGACAGGTTAAAGCGACAGTACAAACTAACCAACAGTAACATTACTATAAACATACATGAGTTTCTCATTACTCTGTTTCACTGATAGAAACAACTTTCCACAGTGTGTTTGACAAACAACACTTCGAGTCTGACTGCACTGACTACATATTATCCAGGAAAAAAGTAATTACATACTCTCAGTATGAAATTCTATTTGGCTTCCAGTTCTCTATCACAACACTTTCCTGCCACATCCAAAGTTTCAAACTTTTCAACACCACTCCTGCTGCATTAATGGATTCAGCATCACCAATAAAACCACCACATGTGTATGGAGCATCTCTGCAACTCCAACAAGCTGAAGTAGTGTATAAAACTAAGAGATATCCCAAGTTTTTCTGGTTGGTCAAAGAAGGCAGCAATCCAAGCAGGATCATTTTGGTGTTTGTAGTCTCAACAAGTAATGGGTGATGTGACTCAAACGAGTCTCCCAGAGGAGTAGCCATGATGGGCATCCTGGTGGCTCTGCTGGACAAAAAAAGCATCCTCCATTCATGTCGTTATCATCCGTTTCTTTTCACACTGATCTCCTCTGTCATTCTTCACTGTATGGCAGTCTAGTTCAGCACAATGTCTATAGAAATatgtaaaattataaaaaacaaaaacaaaaagaagagtcCACATGCAGTGATACTGCTCGCTGAGTCACAGGTTAGGGTAACGAGTCATTCCAGGCTCCTCTGGGCCATCAGAAGCGTGCCAGAACTTTAATGTCCAGGCCACCAGCTCCACCTGAGCCTGCCCCAGAACCCTGAGCCTGGTTTGATCCATGGTCCACATGGATATGGTGAAGGCCCGAGTTGAAGCTGGCACACAGCAGACTGTTTGAGTCACTGGGAGCGAGAGAAACCAGCGGACCAGCACCATCCAGAGACAATGTCGCTAAACAGACTGAACGGAGAGCATAGGGGTTAGTGTCAAAAGACTCATCACCCAAACAGTGTATGTATACGTGCATGAGTGTGTCCATGAGTTACCTGCTGTGTTCTGGTCCCAGATTTTGACGGAGCCGTCATGGGAGGATGTTGCTACCCGAGCTGGGCCTCCAGGAGGCATgggcagaaacacacagcaggcgGTGGTCTGGAGGTGGCCTCTGTACTCCACAACTTTACAGCCAGGCTGACGTAGGTCCCATAGCTAATGACACAGACACAACTCCAGTGAGAACAAATGTTTCAAAACTATCTGCACAAGACAATAGATACATTAGAAACCACCAGAGATTTCAAGGATGTGTTGGAATCCCCACATGAGGAGCAACACTGTGTAGGAGCAAAACTCTTGTACtgaatcaaaacaacaacaattaaaaaaaataattaactgGTAATTAGTCATTTCTCTCTTGctacttttttaaagaaaagtctttGCAGTAACTGAGTAGCCACTGGCCTCCCTGCCTTATCAGTGCATTCACACTGGTAAGTGCCACACCCTATCCACCATCTGTGCATTTCCATCAATAAAGCCAACAACTACACAAACACCTCCCAGTGGTCTCACCGTGGCCTCACAGCCCTGGCCTCCAAAGCCATTGCTGCTGGACACCAAGTAGTTTCCATTTGGAGAAACGTCACAGTGGGTCTGGATGTATTGCTTGGCTGGAAAAGTATTGGTCACCTGCCATGCACGGCTGTCCCACACCCTGTTCACAGGTACATAAACCAAAATACActcaaacaagaaaaacacatacagtatatattcagACATCTGTTTTTGCTGTAATACTGGGTCAGCTCAGGTTGTTTTCAAGGGCTTCttaatcatttttttgtatCATGAGTGCTAAGAATTGATTTCACTTATAAAAATGTTGGATTATACCACTTAATAGGTGTTCAAATAGGCTCCATATATGGGAAATATTTCTTAAATACATAGCAGGATTTATCCTCCAAATTGCAGGAATGAACCAATCATGTGCTCAGAGTTTTATACCTTTATCTGATGATGACCACCTCTATAGAACAAGAAGATAAGATAAATCTTTATTGTTCCCCAGCAGGGACATGTGGTTGGCAAAGCAGAACAGTCAAtgacaaatataataaaaacagataaatctagaaagtaaaagaaagaaataataagaggaatatAAACTAAAGTAAGgatagaataaaatataaacaaggttatttggaggaaaaaacaagGTAAAGTGACATTAGTGACGATCAAATGCGCTGACAAATTTTCCTATAAAGTAGAAATGTGTCAGCACATTTCACATTGCCAACTGCAAACAGAGTGCATTTCTACCACAGTGATATAGTTGCAGTAGCAAATCTTTTGGTACCTTATGGTCTTATCCTCAGAGGTCTGGACTACAGAGGAGCTGCCTGGCACCCAACACACATGAGTAACCtggacagagaagagaggaaagtgCACAAGTTGAAAGCCTGCTGGGCATGAACTGAGGAACTAAAGATGAATGGCttattgatttgattatttttcctAAACGTTCAGGAACACACCTAAGGCGCTCCAGCGTGCTTGAAACAATTTTCTGTACAAGATTGTGTGCACAAAAAGCCCATACAATTATTCTCACCAGGTTTCTAGAAATGTTGTGTCTCTGTTCACATTTTGCTGATTCAATATCCCACAGGCACATCCAGTTGTCCCGAGAACCGGTGCACAGCTTTCTCCCTTCTACAGGACACAATGAAAACAGTTCCATGTGTTTGGTGCATATCATTAATGTGAAATAAGTGACAGTGTTCATGAACTTAACATGTGAGGAGActcattgtatgtgtgtgtgtgtgtgtgtaccaggGCTGACAGCTAGTCCGTTGACCACCAACTCATGGCCACAAAATTCCTGGATAGGTTCGTCCCCCTGGTTAAGGTCCCACATCAGAACAGTCTTGTCCCGTGAGGCGCTGAAGATCCACGTACTGCCTGGGTAACACAACACCTGGCAGATAGTAGGAGGCAGAATTAAGAGAATGTATACAGTGTGTGACATGTGTAACAGCTCCGAACAGCGTCACACCTTTATCAGTTTGCGCACACAAAGTATTGACGTTACCTTGGTAACCTCTCGGTTGTGACCCTGGAAGGACTGACACATCCGGCCTTGTTTCCAGTCATACACCACcacagcctacacacacacacacacacacacacacatatatatgcacacacacacacacaaagtaatcACTTCATGTTTAAGGATTGTCCACAGAATTTCACATTCTTGTTTCAGTCCTGTCCTTTTCTATAGTGCATAGATGAAAATTCTCGCTTTAGGCATATTTATAAATGATCAAAAAACTATGACACTGATTCATTCATGACTTAAATTCTTCTAAAAGCCAGACAAGATTATCAGCAGATTAACactgtgattaaaataatgcataatgttgctttaacgtACCTGATCAGTTCcaccagaaacacacagatctgGGCTGAGGCTGGTGACAGTGTTGACGGACCCTTGATGAGCGGGGTCATACTGCACCACCTGACTGTCAAAGCTATTATCTGCCTTGTCCCCCTGAGATGCCCTGAACACACAATAATTCATAAATTCAACATATTGAGCCACTAGTTCTATTTATATTAATGGATATATATTCATAAATATTACTGTTGGTGAGCATAACTGATTTGAGCCTATCTCTATCCTTGTATTACACTCATTTTCCTTTACTGACTTCACTGCTTAAACCGCTGCTTAAGATGAACTACTGAGATGAGAACAACCCTgacacatcaacacatctgtTGATGACACATGTAGATGTAGATATACAACATATCAAATACACTAATAATACATTGTATCTATGAGCAAAAAGCaaatatattattgtattttcatcttgccttgttttgttttgtttttcaatctATCATCTAATCACTGTTTTCCCTCTGTTTGTTGTAAAAGTTGTTGTTTGGAGTGAATTTCCCCGGTGAGgtgatcaataaagtcttatcttatctcattTCGTGTACTGCAATCAAATTTACATCGGTATctgctaacaacaacacatGGGAGTAAACTCAACAGCGAGGAAATTATTTTTCCAAAGATTTAAATTGCTATTTATTTTAGAAGATGTTCCAGGAGCTatctcactttttttctttttttttgtctataagTAGCTCCTCTACATCTGTTGCACACTGTCATGTGGACAATGAGTTACCAATTCTGCACCCAATCATTAAGGATCTTTAGTATGAATACCGACATCTTCAAGagtacatttcatttttcaaacgTGTAAGGACAATATACTTAAACCCTGATTTTAATTAGAATAACAAGGCTATGGACTGCGACTATTTTGGTtgcacatgcacccaaaaatctgaTTACATTTTCACTGAGCACTGGTGCACaaataatgtataaaaaaatgttgggACTATAATGTTCTGCaattcaaataaagaaaaacgtTCATCTGCACCTTCATTCCTCTCAACAATCATTCACATAATTTGCTGAGAAGTGAAATTAAATTGTGTTATTACTAAGTTTGGATGCTGGTGGCACTGGTGCacctaactttttcatttaggtgcacctaaattatgtgATGGTGCTTAGGCGCACCAGTGCCACCAGCATCCAAACTTAGTCCAGATCCCTGGTATACAGTGCATTCAAGGACACAGTAGGGCACTTGTCTCACCTGTAGAGATCAGACCTCTTGCGAAACTTGCTCTGTAGTTTGCCCATGTCTGCTAGAAACCTGCAgccacactgacacacacacacacacacacacacacacacacacacacacacacgaagaaaTGCTGTGAAACTGGGGCAAAAATTATGGCTGCATCCATAAATATCTATCCTTTCCTTTAGTGAGCGGTGATAATGAGGGCAATGGATCAAGCCAAGAGCTGAAGACTCAGTAAGATCATGTTCTAGGAACAAATACAACTGCATAACACTTTTCAAGGCTTACCTACACCTGTatcaacacatcacacatctcAACTTCAGTAATGCAATCTCTTGCTGCGAAATATCTTGCGTAGGAGGTAAGACAGACCAGTCAACAAGGTGAGATTAAACCCCACGTTCCCACGCAAACACCACTttatctcacacacacgcacagctaAGCTCCTCCCTCGTCATCCTGGCGTACTCCTCAAACAATCGACAGGAAGGAGAGGGCTCAAATCCTATTAGAGCCGCATCATTACTGTCACAAGGAATTAACTTAGTCACTCGAAAACACCTGCTGTGAGCTGCGCTGCCGATCATTACGCAACGCCAGAGGCTTTTTAAAACGTTAAGTTTTAAACGGTGAAAATGGTGCATGACTCGTGGTGCACAGTCATGAAGATAAGGGACCAGTTTCTTACCTGTCACTGGCAGGTGTGGTCCGTGTGTGATGCTGAGGCAGTGTGTGGGCTAGCgcgctagcatgctaactaatCTTTATCGGTCATGCCAAGATAGATCAATGCTCTAGTAGCACCAAAACGTGGATGTACAAACGTTGAAACTTGGCAGAGTCGTTGTCGAAACGACCGAGAAGCTTTTCCGGCTGACTGCCATGGTAATAAGTTGTCCTAACTCCATGGGAAAGTGTACAGAAGTGTCTTTTAACTACACGGTCCCATCCCTCTCTCCGTAGCGACCATGGAGCGACGCTTTCTCGTATCTAGGCGAGGGCGGGGTCACGTGACATGACACAGGAAGTGTCGGAAAGCTTTTTcgcttacaaaataaaagtcggACGTATATTTACGATTTTTTTGTCGCATTTCTGGCAGTTAACGTTTAAATTTTAGGACATGTGCACCGTTTTATCAGGTCGAGTGAACGGGTTAGTGATTGACGaggtaaattatttatttatcttctcCAGTGGCAGATCTCTACCCATGGCTGGATTAACCTGCTGTAGGGCACAGGGGCAAAAAATGAGCTGCTGAGCTGCCCTCCCCTCTCACTCCCTGTGGATTGTCTACAGTGTTAGTAGTGATTCAACATGCATTCACAAATATGCACCATGTAATCACAATTTCAGCTGAaataattaaaggaacagttcacgcAGAAGTTTTGTAGAGCACAATACACAAATGCTTCCAGCTtggagatcccaaattgatttgaaaagatgtcattCACACCTTCTACAGGAGGTTGACCGAGTCGAGTGaagattttgtaaaaaaaaaaaaagtccccacGCGCTTCAGTTATTTTGGAGAATGCTGctatgctgttttgctgtgaaaacTCAAGAAATGTTTATGGGCCATGAAACTCCACCCAACTTTGccatcagcatgaaggtgagtaGTGActggatttttcatttttgggtgaatggTTCCTTTAAGATCTTTTTCAAAACAAGGCTTCAAGATTGGCCATACGGCAGGACTCACCTTAAGGCCCTTATCATCATCAGTTGATGTTTCACTTTAGTAATCAATGTTCCCATAACCCTGAATGAAAATCACAAGTAATAAAATACCATAAGCCAGCTGCCACACAGTAACGTGGATTGTTTAGGGTTGCTGGGGGCCATGTGGCAGTCTACTGATTTGCATAGTTGGTAATCCAGCCTTGTGTACACCCTTGTAGACAATTTACACAGACTGtctacatatacagtatgatacAGTATATTGAACAGGCCTTGCCTAATCTGACATGGTGTAGCTCTGGCCACGTTCAGGACATTCAGTATAAGCTGTTATCCAGATCATTTCTAAACTACTAATTAATCTATGAAAGTTTTaacactgtcaacaaacaaaagCTTAAAATTGTCTTTGCAGATATAATCTGTCTTAGTGCTCTTTCTTCTATTAAAGATGCAAGATAGtcctattttcttttctttggttcATATGTAAGTCCTGAGTAAAGATTATAAAGTATGTGTATAAATAATTTGTGAATTTTGTACATATGTTGTTATTTGTAAACCACCATTGAATCCTAACCAATAAAATATTGTAGTACTTCaaatttgcatgtttttctaGTTGATGAAAAGTAAACTGAGCTGATACGGCTTTCAGACAACAACATGATGCATTTGTTTAAAGGGGAATGTCGGGTATGCTGAACAACACATGACAGGTTAAAATGTTACTGACCTGTGGCTGGTTGTTCCTCTAGAGAGCTGGTCTGTTGACCTTTATTACAGGCACAGGTTTTGAATGGCTCCCCAAGCTGGAAATCTGGGACGGATCAGACAGATCCCTGGACAGCTAACATTAATTCTACCAGAACCGTttaacagtttttcttttcatgacatgttttcatgtgcTTCATTGTAgctcagactttttttttttgctttttctgctAGATAAAGTCAGTAAAAATAAGAACGGCTTTGACTTCATGAGCTGGATTTAAACAAACTCATTACATGCAATTAAGCACTGAGTCACTGGGATGTTCCCATTTAAAAGGTCTAAATAGGCCACTTAGTTAGGTTACAATCAACACTGCTCAATACCTATGTGAGATGGCCTCAATTCTAACTTTGTTTGCAGCAAATGGTTTGAATGAGAATGACTACAATTCAACTCTTGAAATTAGTTGGCCAGGCATTTTAGACTATATACAAACTAAAAAAGTTTTCCAACACATGTCTCTGCTCAGGTGTATAAACAGGAATCCAAAGCCTTAGTCTGTTTGTTATATTAAAATGGTTGAAATCCCCTGGTGTAATGTGCCTTGACTAAGGCAAAGCACAAGCAGCTCACAGAGACAAGTGCTCTCACTTCACTATAATCCCCATCCTTGACTTGATGTTGCAAGACCCATTTGCCTCACCCACACTGTCACGAGGCCTGGTGTAGTGACTTATGTCACACACTGCTGAATGTATGCTATGGTACTACAGATAATTTATGGCACCGTTAAAAAGTCCTGAACTTTGTCCTGTGAATGGCCATCTGCTAATCTGAAGAAGAATTATGTAGTTATAAAGTTTTGGACAGGATTGTGGCTATTTCTCCAAATAAGAAGTAAAGCCATGCAGAGCAGTGCAGAGAAATGAACTGTATTTacaggtgaaacacacacacgacctACCAAGAAAAAAAGCTCGCAAGTTTTTAGGAGGCCGTGAACACAAAGGGCCTTCAAACCAAAACTGGCCTATAAAGCGGGTCAGCCATGGCTTTGAGCAGgatccaaaaagaaaaattaagcATGTTGCTTGCTTGCTCATTACTGTTCTCACTGGATTGGCCTGGAGACGTCCATTTAGAGAAAGGACCCACTCAGAGGGCTAAACCCAGAACAAAACAGTTCCCATAATAATGCACTGACTTATAATTTAATTGATTGTCCTTCCAATATTTAGTGGGCAAAAATCACTGATAACTTGGCAACAGCATTAGGGATGAtcataatggaaaaaaacagtggATATATGATATGGCCTctaacatccatccatctactCATTTCACCAATCTCTAAGTGTGTGGGTCTATTGTGAGAATAATGTGGCTAACAACTGCTGTACAGCTCTCCATATTGTAAAAGGCAGATGGAACAGATGATCTATGTAGCCTAACATTTAAACAGGGTGGATGCAAAGCTTATAACGCAGTCCAACTATCCTGCAATAAAGAGTACATTTATGGAATGTATCATATGATGATTTTGTTGAGACAGAGATTCAATGCTGTATTTCGAGGACGTCCTCACAAAAGCtagcaataaaaacaatacacacacacacacagcaatctGCACACTTCTTAATCTCAACAGAATCAGAATTTATTCTCAAAGGGACAGGGGCAAAAGTCTCATATCAACTTTGGATTATGATATTTTCTCAAGAGCAATCACTGAGAAGGACACTAGAAGTATTAGCCCTGTCATCCAGGGGCGTGTCCAGAAGGGGGCCTAGGGTGTCACTAAAGTAATGTCTAACATATACTTTGTTTGACTACTTACTGGAGGTCAGCTAATAACAGACTCAGACTCCCTTGTAGCCAGCTGTACCTGTATCATGCCACTGCTGAGGCCTAAAGGCTCGTTGCTCCCTTTACGTACAAAAATAGAAAAGTCAGTTTCAAACGTTGTAACCGTCACGGCCCAGATACTTCTGTGCGCTCTTCACGTCGGCATGAATGTCAAGCAAAACACCACTACCACTTCCTTGACCACCATCCAGCCTCCTTGCAGCTTCCTGTCTCTGTACCAAAGCGAAGTcacatcatacagatgtttaaaactttTCACCAACTCGCATAACCTCTCCTCAAAAAGTTCCTCCAGCTTTCAGAACAAATGAACTGAAAGTATGGACAGAAGGCTCCGTCCTTATCCGTAAGgttgagcataaatgagccttgcGAGGGCACAAGTGCTTTTATTGCCTGTTATTAATATAATTGAAGTTACAAATCACATATTTCCCAGGATGGGGTTGCGTCCCCCCTGTGTTTTACACCTGTACAAAGGGAATATGTAGGACAACACAGGCTGCGCACAAGGAGGATGAATTTAACACTTTgaatttgttgtgttgtgtgggCTTCAATGAACGACAAAAGTCTGAAGTTTATAAGCCAAGATGATTTGTAAAAACCCCCAAACCTTTCAACCTTGGGAGAGTTGACTACcatgcaatcacacacacacacgcacacacaaaaacatgagtcATAGGTATATTTGCAGTGACTCTTCAGTACTTTCTCCCACACAGTGAGCAGAAAAAGCAATATAAGTGGAATTACCTTTCTATTACACACATGCTGCCCATAGAGAAATGAGTTCAGCTCCTCCATtcatgcacattttctgttccACAGGTTGGGGGTAtaaatacgtgtgtgtgtgtgcgtttgacGTGACACTCCCCCCTAGTCGATGGGAGGCCGACGTCACCCTGCCAGCGGAGGAGTGGATGGCCTCTgtaataaaaatacatgaagAGAATTGAGGAAAAGGAGAAGATTGGCCGGGGGAGAGGAGGCAACAACACGGCGTctattcctttttttcttctgtctcacCCCT encodes the following:
- the wdr31 gene encoding WD repeat-containing protein 31 translates to MGKLQSKFRKRSDLYRASQGDKADNSFDSQVVQYDPAHQGSVNTVTSLSPDLCVSGGTDQAVVVYDWKQGRMCQSFQGHNREVTKVLCYPGSTWIFSASRDKTVLMWDLNQGDEPIQEFCGHELVVNGLAVSPEGRKLCTGSRDNWMCLWDIESAKCEQRHNISRNLVTHVCWVPGSSSVVQTSEDKTIRVWDSRAWQVTNTFPAKQYIQTHCDVSPNGNYLVSSSNGFGGQGCEATLWDLRQPGCKVVEYRGHLQTTACCVFLPMPPGGPARVATSSHDGSVKIWDQNTAVCLATLSLDGAGPLVSLAPSDSNSLLCASFNSGLHHIHVDHGSNQAQGSGAGSGGAGGLDIKVLARF